A section of the Pseudomonas tritici genome encodes:
- the eutC gene encoding ethanolamine ammonia-lyase subunit EutC, which translates to MKEPPVQLDLPDNPWLELRRLTPARIALGRTGTSIPTNAQLDFQYAHAQARDAVHLPFDHAGLSSQLAERGRDSLLLHSAAADRHSYLQRPDLGRRLSDESAQTLRDHAEANPGGVDLAVVVADGLSALAVHKHTLPFLTRMEEQTHAEGWSLSPVILVEQGRVAVADEIGQLLGARMVVILIGERPGLSSPDSLGLYFTYNPKVGLTDAYRNCISNVRLEGLSYGMAAHRLLYLMREACRRQLSGVNLKDEAQVQTIESDDPDLMKGNFLLSSPDD; encoded by the coding sequence ATGAAGGAGCCGCCCGTGCAACTAGACCTGCCTGACAACCCCTGGCTGGAACTGCGCCGCCTGACGCCGGCGCGTATTGCCCTGGGCCGAACCGGCACCAGCATCCCCACCAACGCGCAACTGGACTTCCAATATGCTCACGCCCAGGCGCGTGACGCGGTGCACCTGCCCTTCGACCACGCGGGCCTGAGCAGTCAACTGGCAGAACGCGGACGCGATAGTTTGTTACTGCACAGTGCTGCTGCCGACCGGCACAGCTACCTGCAACGCCCGGATCTGGGGCGGCGCCTCAGTGATGAGTCGGCCCAAACCCTGCGCGACCATGCCGAGGCTAATCCCGGCGGCGTGGATCTGGCGGTGGTGGTGGCCGATGGTTTATCGGCGCTGGCGGTGCATAAACACACCCTGCCGTTTCTTACACGCATGGAGGAACAAACCCACGCTGAAGGCTGGTCTTTGTCGCCCGTCATTTTGGTGGAACAGGGACGCGTGGCGGTGGCAGATGAAATCGGCCAATTGCTCGGTGCCAGGATGGTGGTGATCCTGATCGGCGAACGGCCAGGCCTCAGCTCGCCGGACAGCCTGGGGCTGTATTTCACCTACAACCCCAAAGTGGGCCTTACCGACGCCTATCGCAATTGCATCTCCAACGTACGCCTGGAAGGACTGAGTTACGGCATGGCGGCCCATCGCCTGCTGTATCTGATGCGAGAGGCGTGTCGTCGGCAGTTGTCGGGGGTCAATCTCAAGGACGAAGCGCAGGTTCAGACAATCGAATCCGACGATCCGGACCTCATGAAAGGTAACTTCCTGCTCAGTTCACCGGATGACTGA
- a CDS encoding GNAT family N-acetyltransferase: MRITQATLEHLDLLTPLFVKYREFYGALPFPDSSRAFLEKRLRRKESVIYLALADDDDKKLLGFCQLYPSYSSLSLKRVWILNDIYVAEDARRQLVADNLMRTAKKMAKETHAVRLRVSTSSDNEVAQKTYESIGFREDTEFKNYTLPISED; the protein is encoded by the coding sequence ATGCGGATTACTCAAGCGACCCTGGAACACCTGGACCTGTTGACCCCGTTGTTCGTCAAATACCGCGAGTTTTATGGCGCCTTGCCCTTCCCGGACTCCTCGCGGGCCTTTCTGGAAAAACGCCTGCGCCGCAAGGAGTCGGTGATTTACCTGGCCCTGGCGGACGATGACGACAAGAAGCTGCTTGGATTTTGCCAGCTGTACCCCAGCTATTCGTCGCTGTCGCTGAAGCGGGTGTGGATTCTTAATGACATCTACGTGGCGGAAGACGCGCGCCGACAATTAGTGGCGGACAACCTGATGCGTACGGCGAAGAAGATGGCCAAGGAGACACATGCGGTGCGGCTGCGAGTCTCGACCAGCAGTGACAATGAAGTGGCGCAGAAGACCTATGAGTCGATCGGATTCCGTGAGGACACTGAATTCAAGAACTACACGTTGCCGATCAGCGAAGACTGA
- a CDS encoding DedA family protein, with product MDFNPLDLILHLDVYLDLLVTNYGPWIYAILFLVIFCETGLVVMPFLPGDSLLFIAGAVAAGGGMDPVLLGGLLMLAAILGDSTNYVIGRTVGERLFNNPNSKIFRRDYLQKTHDFYDKHGGKTVTLARFLPILRTFAPFVAGIAKMPYVRFFGFSVLGTILWVGGLVTLGYFFGNVPFIKKNLSLLVVFIILLSLVPMIIGVFRSRFGRSSSEAKSQ from the coding sequence ATGGATTTCAACCCGCTCGACCTTATCCTGCATCTCGATGTTTACCTCGACCTGCTGGTAACCAATTACGGTCCGTGGATCTACGCCATTCTGTTTCTGGTCATTTTTTGCGAAACCGGCTTGGTGGTCATGCCGTTCCTGCCGGGTGATTCGTTGCTGTTTATCGCCGGCGCCGTGGCCGCAGGTGGTGGTATGGACCCGGTCTTGCTGGGCGGCCTGTTGATGCTGGCGGCGATCCTTGGCGACAGCACCAACTACGTAATCGGGCGAACGGTGGGCGAACGCTTGTTCAACAACCCCAACTCGAAAATCTTCCGTCGCGATTACCTGCAAAAAACCCACGACTTCTACGACAAGCACGGCGGCAAAACCGTGACGCTGGCGCGCTTCCTGCCAATCCTGCGCACCTTCGCGCCGTTCGTCGCCGGCATCGCGAAAATGCCCTACGTACGCTTCTTTGGTTTCAGCGTGCTGGGCACTATCCTCTGGGTGGGCGGCTTGGTCACCTTGGGCTACTTCTTTGGCAACGTGCCGTTCATCAAGAAAAACCTGTCGCTGCTGGTGGTGTTTATCATCCTACTGTCGCTGGTACCGATGATCATTGGTGTATTCCGCAGCCGTTTTGGCCGCTCCTCCTCCGAAGCCAAGTCGCAGTAA
- a CDS encoding zinc-dependent peptidase — protein sequence MWSLSAWRRQRLLARHPIADDTWQRVRQHLSFLDGITADQDQWLREACVVFLAEKHLTALPGVELHQEQRLLLAAQAQLPLINLGDLDWYQGFHEIVLYPDDFVSPQRHRDSSGIEHEWDGEHSGEAWQQGPVILAWPGVLASGNWEGYNLVIHELAHKLDMLNGDANGLPPLHNDMRVQEWASVMQSAYDDLNRQLDANPDADTEIDPYAAENPAEFFAVTSEYFFSAPDLLVSSYPQVYAQLSRFYRQYPLARLTELQASDPRYQPQGE from the coding sequence ATGTGGTCCCTCAGCGCCTGGCGTCGCCAGCGCTTGCTGGCCAGGCACCCGATTGCCGATGACACCTGGCAGCGGGTACGCCAGCACCTGAGCTTCCTCGACGGCATCACTGCCGATCAGGACCAGTGGCTGCGTGAAGCCTGCGTGGTGTTCCTTGCCGAAAAACACCTCACCGCCCTGCCCGGCGTCGAACTGCATCAGGAACAACGCCTGCTGCTCGCCGCCCAGGCGCAACTGCCGCTGATAAACCTCGGCGACCTGGATTGGTACCAAGGCTTCCACGAAATCGTGCTGTACCCCGACGACTTCGTCAGCCCCCAGCGCCATCGCGACAGCAGCGGCATCGAACACGAATGGGACGGCGAACACAGCGGCGAAGCCTGGCAACAAGGCCCAGTGATCCTCGCCTGGCCCGGCGTACTCGCCAGCGGTAACTGGGAAGGCTACAACCTGGTCATCCACGAACTGGCGCACAAGCTCGACATGCTCAACGGCGACGCCAACGGCCTGCCACCGCTGCACAACGACATGCGCGTGCAGGAATGGGCCAGCGTGATGCAAAGCGCCTACGACGACCTCAATCGCCAACTGGACGCCAACCCGGACGCCGATACCGAGATTGACCCCTACGCCGCCGAAAACCCGGCGGAATTCTTTGCCGTCACCAGCGAATATTTTTTCAGCGCCCCGGATTTGCTGGTGAGCAGTTATCCACAGGTGTACGCGCAACTCAGCCGCTTTTATCGCCAGTATCCCTTGGCCCGCCTCACCGAACTGCAGGCCAGCGACCCACGTTATCAGCCACAAGGCGAATGA
- the ppa gene encoding inorganic diphosphatase, whose protein sequence is MSYSKIPAGKDLPNDIYVAIEIPANHAPIKYEIDKDSDCLFVDRFMATPMFYPANYGFIPNTLADDGDPLDVLVVTPYPVTPGSVIRARPVGILNMTDDGGGDAKVIAVPHDKLSQLYVDVKEYTDLPPLLLEQIKHFFENYKDLEKGKWVKIDGWGDAEAARAEIMKSVAAYKG, encoded by the coding sequence ATGAGCTACAGCAAGATTCCGGCTGGCAAAGACCTGCCGAACGACATCTACGTCGCCATCGAGATTCCGGCCAACCACGCGCCGATCAAATACGAAATCGACAAAGACAGCGACTGCCTGTTCGTTGACCGTTTCATGGCCACCCCGATGTTCTACCCGGCCAACTACGGTTTCATCCCGAACACCCTGGCTGACGACGGTGATCCCCTCGACGTGCTGGTTGTAACCCCTTACCCGGTTACCCCAGGCTCGGTTATCCGCGCACGCCCAGTCGGCATCCTGAACATGACCGACGACGGCGGCGGCGACGCCAAAGTCATCGCAGTGCCACACGACAAGCTGTCCCAGCTGTACGTGGACGTGAAGGAATACACCGACCTGCCGCCCCTGTTGCTGGAGCAGATCAAACACTTCTTCGAGAACTACAAAGACCTCGAAAAAGGCAAATGGGTGAAGATCGACGGTTGGGGCGATGCAGAAGCCGCTCGCGCAGAAATCATGAAGTCGGTCGCGGCCTACAAAGGCTGA
- a CDS encoding LexA family transcriptional regulator: MNTSGDRLKALLREVHLSASDFAKNRGVTPQHVNNWFKRGVPMGRLNEIAELLCISSRWLRTGEGPKHPPANFLLEGPDTRKGLPSTREGSGKYLTGPACPPEKIDVEIDLHPSFASTERIRVSLHTLQTLTVNPDRALGAYMVDNSMIDIIQQGATLAIDRGRTQIIDGEIYAVEHDGMLRIKYLYNRPGGGLRMRSHNAGEHPDEYLTHEQRFEQNFQILGWVFWWSTLNNRRPPVPLDEHLLGWEGSKSEPEVGI, encoded by the coding sequence ATGAATACATCAGGTGATCGTTTAAAAGCGCTACTGCGGGAAGTTCATCTTTCCGCCTCCGACTTCGCCAAGAACCGTGGCGTCACGCCTCAACACGTGAACAACTGGTTCAAGCGCGGTGTACCCATGGGCCGACTAAACGAGATCGCAGAACTGTTGTGCATCTCTAGCCGCTGGCTGCGTACCGGCGAAGGCCCCAAACACCCACCGGCCAACTTCCTGCTGGAAGGCCCGGACACCCGAAAAGGACTGCCCTCTACCCGCGAAGGAAGCGGCAAATACCTCACAGGCCCCGCCTGTCCTCCAGAAAAAATCGACGTGGAGATCGACCTCCACCCCTCATTCGCCTCCACCGAACGCATCCGCGTCTCCCTGCACACCCTCCAAACCCTCACCGTAAACCCCGACCGCGCCCTGGGCGCCTACATGGTCGACAACAGCATGATCGACATCATCCAACAAGGCGCCACCCTCGCCATCGACCGAGGCCGCACGCAAATCATCGACGGCGAAATCTACGCCGTAGAACACGACGGCATGCTGCGCATCAAATACCTCTACAACCGACCTGGGGGTGGTTTGCGCATGCGTAGCCACAATGCCGGCGAGCATCCCGACGAATACCTCACACACGAACAACGCTTTGAACAGAACTTCCAGATTCTGGGATGGGTGTTCTGGTGGTCCACCCTGAACAACCGCCGGCCCCCGGTGCCGCTGGATGAACATCTTTTAGGCTGGGAAGGCTCTAAATCGGAGCCGGAGGTGGGCATTTGA
- a CDS encoding glutathionylspermidine synthase family protein encodes MKKIHCAERHDWKQTADSLGFLFHTIDDEPYWDESAYYQFTLKQIEQDLEDPTTEIHDMCMDLVARVVHSEELLDRLSIPAPFYDMIRTSWLEGHPHLYGRMDFSYNGTGPAKLLELNYDTPTSLYEAAAFQWGWLEQCIERGLLPKHADQFNSIDTKLHQAFAQLQINQPFYFASMKESIEDKGTTDYLRLVAEKVGIESRHIDIEDIGLTAEGRFVDLEDRWIPHLFKLHAWEFIFHEPFGSAIAQSDTQFFEPAWKSIISNKGILPLLWEFNKGHPNLLASHLDTDPGKAVPKGWVRKPFFSREGANIELQTADGLIVKEDGPYTDAPFILQEFAPLPKFGDSYTLIGSWVIGDQAAGIGVREDNSLITKDSSRFLPHLILD; translated from the coding sequence ATGAAGAAGATCCATTGCGCAGAGCGTCATGACTGGAAACAGACTGCCGACAGCCTCGGCTTCCTGTTCCACACCATCGACGACGAACCCTACTGGGACGAGAGCGCGTACTACCAGTTCACGCTCAAGCAAATCGAGCAAGATCTCGAAGACCCGACCACCGAGATCCATGACATGTGCATGGACCTCGTGGCCCGCGTGGTCCACAGCGAGGAACTGCTGGACCGCCTGAGCATCCCCGCGCCGTTCTACGACATGATTCGAACCTCATGGCTCGAAGGTCACCCGCACCTGTACGGGCGCATGGACTTTTCCTACAACGGCACCGGGCCCGCCAAGCTGCTCGAACTCAACTACGACACCCCCACCAGCCTGTACGAAGCGGCCGCGTTCCAGTGGGGCTGGCTGGAACAATGCATCGAACGCGGCCTGCTGCCCAAGCACGCCGACCAGTTCAACAGCATCGACACCAAACTGCACCAGGCCTTCGCCCAATTGCAGATCAACCAACCGTTCTACTTCGCCTCGATGAAAGAATCGATCGAAGACAAAGGCACCACCGACTACCTGCGCCTCGTCGCGGAAAAAGTCGGTATCGAATCACGCCACATCGACATCGAAGACATCGGCCTGACCGCCGAAGGCCGCTTCGTCGACCTCGAGGACCGCTGGATCCCCCACCTGTTCAAACTGCACGCCTGGGAGTTCATCTTCCACGAGCCCTTCGGCTCGGCGATTGCCCAAAGTGATACGCAGTTTTTCGAGCCTGCGTGGAAATCCATAATCTCCAATAAAGGCATCCTGCCGCTGTTGTGGGAATTCAACAAAGGCCACCCGAATTTGCTCGCGTCCCACCTGGATACCGACCCGGGGAAAGCCGTGCCAAAGGGCTGGGTGCGCAAGCCGTTCTTCTCGCGGGAGGGGGCCAACATCGAGCTGCAAACGGCTGACGGGCTGATCGTGAAAGAGGACGGGCCCTATACGGATGCGCCGTTCATTCTTCAGGAGTTTGCGCCGCTGCCGAAGTTTGGTGACAGCTACACGCTGATTGGGTCTTGGGTGATTGGTGATCAGGCGGCGGGGATTGGGGTGCGGGAAGACAATAGTTTGATTACCAAGGATTCGAGTCGGTTTTTGCCGCATTTGATATTGGATTAA
- a CDS encoding DUF1190 domain-containing protein, with amino-acid sequence MKRSKYVQLSLAASVAMAISGCGPTEKTYELQKKYNFQSVQQCADEKLPVDVCSDAYMTAMAEHRRIAPVYASQADCDADFVAGWCQLDSNGQFIPKLGGFELTAEGQVTQSQVDAAKAQTGESQASGSGFSTSSLLTGLLIGNMLSNNRNSYRSEPVYRYRDDRGSYGSSTLSQRASSGATFDRSNQARYGSSNYSNTLRSSSASSAVSSATSRGGFGSKASARSGWGGGGSSS; translated from the coding sequence ATGAAACGAAGCAAGTACGTCCAGCTTTCGCTGGCAGCGTCGGTCGCCATGGCGATATCCGGCTGCGGGCCGACGGAAAAAACCTACGAGTTGCAGAAGAAGTACAACTTCCAGTCTGTTCAGCAGTGCGCCGATGAAAAGCTTCCGGTGGACGTCTGCTCGGACGCCTACATGACGGCCATGGCCGAGCATCGCCGCATCGCCCCGGTATACGCCAGCCAGGCCGATTGCGATGCCGACTTTGTCGCCGGCTGGTGCCAGTTGGACTCCAATGGCCAGTTCATCCCCAAGCTGGGCGGTTTCGAACTGACCGCCGAAGGCCAGGTCACGCAATCCCAGGTCGACGCGGCCAAGGCGCAAACGGGCGAATCGCAAGCAAGCGGCTCAGGCTTCTCCACCAGCAGCCTGCTGACGGGGCTGTTGATCGGCAACATGCTGAGCAACAACCGCAACAGCTACCGCTCCGAGCCGGTGTATCGCTACCGCGACGATCGCGGCAGCTATGGCTCCTCGACGCTGAGTCAGCGGGCCTCCAGCGGGGCGACATTCGACCGCTCGAACCAGGCGCGGTACGGCAGCAGCAATTACTCGAACACGCTGCGCTCCTCCAGCGCGTCCAGCGCCGTATCGTCGGCCACCTCCCGTGGCGGCTTCGGCAGCAAGGCCAGCGCACGCAGCGGCTGGGGCGGCGGCGGGTCGAGCAGTTAA
- a CDS encoding DUF350 domain-containing protein, with protein sequence MLEALSISLNKPAVFGFVTYILGAAVLFALFQFIYTRVTPHKEFELIRAGNVSAAVALGGAIIGFAIPASNVIAFSISLLDFVVWAVIAALVQLLAFLVTSLVLKGTSERIKKGELAAGIYVAAVAISVGMLNAACMTPSQN encoded by the coding sequence ATGCTAGAAGCTCTGTCCATCTCGCTGAATAAACCCGCCGTGTTCGGGTTTGTCACCTACATCCTGGGTGCCGCCGTGCTGTTCGCGCTGTTCCAGTTCATCTACACCCGCGTCACCCCGCACAAGGAATTCGAACTGATCCGCGCGGGCAACGTGTCGGCTGCGGTCGCGCTGGGCGGCGCCATCATTGGTTTCGCGATTCCGGCCAGCAATGTGATTGCCTTCTCGATCAGCCTCCTCGACTTCGTCGTCTGGGCCGTGATCGCCGCCCTCGTCCAACTGTTGGCGTTTCTGGTGACCAGCCTGGTGCTCAAAGGCACTTCCGAACGCATCAAGAAAGGCGAACTCGCGGCCGGTATCTACGTGGCAGCCGTGGCCATCAGCGTCGGCATGTTGAACGCCGCCTGCATGACGCCTTCCCAGAACTGA
- a CDS encoding DUF2491 family protein, whose product MGWLKQLMGLEAPNANTDSNRTASVALPTTGPLGLAPGKGVIFDASLRLLLDDKTSVVIPGSQEIWSNGTVDLGQSTWLSRYYMNDEDYWLQVHTTGDIAGQVESVILFNYLSYVTLSSEAELRRLAGPQSLIGLPTYTHNGVEYSRVWGSEEGQTELVSMSEQVINPESAYTVEHRSMLYARDTGLTDRREFLLFSVEEDAEGTVSLSTSLGISLYTTDLNTL is encoded by the coding sequence ATGGGATGGCTTAAACAGTTGATGGGGCTTGAGGCCCCGAACGCGAATACCGATTCGAACCGCACAGCCAGCGTAGCCCTGCCGACCACTGGCCCGTTGGGCCTGGCGCCGGGCAAAGGCGTGATCTTCGACGCAAGCCTGCGATTGTTGCTTGATGATAAAACCAGCGTGGTTATCCCCGGCTCCCAGGAAATCTGGAGCAACGGCACCGTGGACCTCGGGCAGTCGACCTGGCTGTCGCGCTATTACATGAACGACGAAGATTACTGGCTGCAGGTGCACACCACGGGTGACATCGCCGGGCAGGTCGAGTCGGTGATCCTGTTCAACTACCTGAGTTACGTCACCCTCAGCAGTGAGGCGGAACTGCGTCGTCTCGCCGGTCCACAGAGCCTGATCGGGCTGCCGACCTACACGCACAACGGCGTTGAATACAGCCGCGTGTGGGGCAGCGAGGAGGGCCAGACAGAATTAGTGTCAATGAGTGAACAGGTGATCAATCCGGAGAGTGCCTACACCGTCGAGCACCGTTCGATGCTGTACGCCCGTGACACCGGCCTGACCGACCGCCGGGAGTTCCTGCTGTTTTCCGTCGAGGAAGACGCTGAAGGCACCGTCAGCCTGAGCACCTCGCTGGGCATTTCGCTGTACACAACCGACCTGAATACGCTCTGA
- a CDS encoding ion channel, whose protein sequence is MSIFLLLRLYASSLFHRFGWAGLVIALGVHLSTAYLGLVFLGEQHLTAPATFIYFYLTTTLTVGYGDLAPQTSAGRIFVATWVMLGGIALLTAAIGKTTSSVIDAWRKGMKGKGDFTGKVGHTVLIGWEGTSSERVIELLLQDETSNDNLIVICDCTLEENPMPGKAAFIRGESLSSTALLLRAGVPGAERVLVRTPSDDLTLATVLAVNQLKPVGHVVAHFNESEIAALASSYAPSLECTSSMAIEMLVRASQDPGSSVVINELLCVGQGATQYLMKLPEAFEATFGDLYTQMKERHNATLIGYRAKGAQQPSINPPSATRVEGGELFYIASTRLKEISNGMA, encoded by the coding sequence ATGTCGATATTTCTATTGTTGCGCCTGTACGCGTCCTCCCTCTTTCACCGCTTCGGCTGGGCAGGTCTGGTCATTGCCCTGGGTGTCCACCTGAGCACGGCCTATCTGGGCCTGGTGTTTCTGGGCGAACAGCACCTTACTGCTCCCGCCACGTTTATCTACTTCTACCTCACCACCACACTCACCGTCGGCTATGGCGACCTCGCGCCACAGACCTCGGCGGGGCGAATTTTCGTGGCCACCTGGGTCATGCTCGGGGGCATTGCGCTGTTGACGGCAGCCATCGGCAAAACCACCAGCAGTGTCATCGATGCATGGAGAAAAGGCATGAAGGGCAAAGGCGATTTCACCGGAAAAGTCGGCCATACGGTGCTCATTGGCTGGGAAGGTACGTCCAGCGAGCGGGTCATTGAGTTGTTGCTGCAAGACGAAACCTCAAACGACAACCTGATCGTCATCTGCGATTGCACCCTCGAAGAAAACCCGATGCCCGGCAAAGCGGCATTCATCCGCGGCGAAAGCCTGTCCTCCACCGCGTTACTGTTGCGTGCAGGCGTTCCCGGTGCCGAGCGTGTGCTGGTGCGAACCCCGTCTGACGACTTGACGCTGGCCACCGTGCTGGCGGTGAATCAACTGAAACCTGTTGGGCATGTGGTCGCGCACTTCAACGAAAGTGAAATTGCCGCACTCGCCAGCTCCTACGCCCCCAGCCTGGAGTGCACCTCCAGCATGGCGATCGAGATGTTGGTGCGCGCCTCCCAGGACCCGGGCTCGTCAGTGGTCATTAATGAGCTGTTGTGCGTGGGCCAAGGCGCCACCCAATACCTGATGAAATTGCCCGAGGCCTTTGAAGCAACGTTCGGTGATCTGTACACGCAGATGAAGGAACGCCACAACGCCACGCTCATCGGCTACCGCGCCAAGGGTGCTCAGCAACCGTCGATCAACCCGCCAAGCGCCACGCGCGTTGAAGGCGGTGAACTCTTTTACATCGCCTCTACACGCCTCAAGGAAATCTCCAATGGGATGGCTTAA
- a CDS encoding rhomboid family intramembrane serine protease, which translates to MDALKGFKTIAGLALLMVALQLLNAVTGYSLMAFGLVPRTLYGLPGILTSPFLHASFAHLSANLIAFLILGTLVIIEGFNRFISVSAIIILLGGLLVWLFGFAGVHVGASGWVFGLWAYLLSRAWFHRSWSNLITAGVVALLYGGLIFGFLPRQGVSFEGHLFGAFAGLIAAKVLLSAPRSRFNAR; encoded by the coding sequence ATGGATGCCCTGAAGGGGTTCAAGACAATCGCAGGCCTCGCCCTCTTGATGGTCGCGCTGCAATTGCTCAATGCAGTCACCGGTTACAGCCTGATGGCATTCGGCCTTGTGCCAAGAACGCTGTACGGGCTGCCGGGCATTCTCACCTCACCCTTTTTGCACGCGTCCTTTGCTCACCTGAGTGCGAACCTGATCGCCTTTTTGATACTGGGCACCCTGGTCATCATCGAAGGGTTCAATCGGTTCATCAGCGTCAGCGCAATCATTATCCTGCTGGGCGGCTTGTTGGTCTGGCTGTTCGGTTTTGCAGGGGTGCACGTGGGGGCCAGCGGCTGGGTATTCGGGCTGTGGGCCTACCTGTTGTCTCGCGCCTGGTTTCATCGGAGCTGGAGCAACCTGATAACTGCCGGTGTTGTCGCTCTGCTGTATGGCGGGCTGATTTTTGGCTTCCTGCCGCGTCAGGGGGTGTCCTTCGAAGGTCACCTGTTTGGTGCGTTCGCTGGATTAATTGCTGCCAAGGTACTTCTCTCTGCGCCGCGCAGCAGGTTTAATGCGCGGTGA
- a CDS encoding PspA/IM30 family protein produces the protein MTQSIWSKLFTALRGGANEVGESIVDQQALRILDQEIRDADSALANAKRELVSIMAKHKLATDRVGEYNAKIKDLESKAMAAIQANREDLALEVAEAISTLTNELDVEQKQAAEFGGYAESMRKDITKAESRIKSLRQQVDMAKARDSVQKAQVSASIASGGANGKLETAVGTLNRLQAKQQQRAAELQAQDELADASTGTDLERKLRDAGITPNEGSANAILERLKQKSAE, from the coding sequence ATGACTCAGTCCATCTGGAGCAAATTGTTCACCGCGCTGCGTGGCGGTGCCAACGAAGTCGGCGAATCAATCGTCGACCAACAAGCCCTGCGCATCCTCGACCAGGAAATTCGCGATGCCGACAGCGCGCTGGCCAACGCCAAGCGTGAGCTGGTCAGCATCATGGCCAAGCACAAGCTGGCGACCGATCGCGTCGGCGAGTACAACGCCAAGATCAAGGACCTGGAGTCCAAGGCGATGGCCGCTATCCAGGCCAACCGTGAAGACCTGGCGCTGGAAGTGGCCGAGGCCATTTCGACCCTGACCAACGAATTGGACGTCGAGCAAAAGCAGGCCGCCGAGTTCGGTGGGTACGCTGAAAGCATGCGCAAGGACATCACCAAGGCCGAAAGCCGGATTAAAAGCCTGCGTCAGCAAGTGGACATGGCCAAGGCGCGCGACAGCGTACAGAAGGCCCAGGTCAGCGCGTCCATCGCCAGTGGCGGTGCCAACGGCAAGCTGGAAACCGCCGTCGGTACGTTGAATCGCTTGCAAGCCAAACAGCAGCAACGCGCCGCTGAACTGCAAGCCCAGGACGAACTGGCTGACGCCTCGACGGGTACCGACCTGGAGCGCAAGTTGCGCGACGCCGGCATCACGCCGAACGAAGGCAGCGCCAATGCGATTCTGGAACGTCTGAAGCAAAAGTCGGCCGAGTAA
- a CDS encoding YjfI family protein — MKSSSPSSPPAGPDTDSASRKGERLKSPAKKPSSFYMKQMRAGLAAAGYVKHETWVLPENRSLLKQMEKQLRQPILAGSFMSENYMSAGTNWNIDRLFSALQALDDVVSNDITLSLVQGSESSIKLEMNDFGGLPIYIAVVGEQIIVDTVLVDVESINDVPAFNDAVLRSREMFPLSSIGIESMPNGQVVYNMFGALSSDSSLTNIVTEVKTLVDNVQRASEAFERFFN, encoded by the coding sequence ATGAAAAGCAGCTCTCCATCGAGCCCGCCAGCAGGGCCCGATACAGATTCAGCAAGCCGCAAGGGAGAGCGCTTGAAATCGCCCGCAAAGAAGCCGTCGAGCTTTTATATGAAGCAGATGCGCGCGGGCCTGGCGGCCGCCGGTTATGTGAAACACGAGACTTGGGTGCTTCCCGAAAATCGAAGCCTGCTCAAGCAGATGGAGAAACAGCTTCGCCAGCCGATTCTGGCTGGCTCATTCATGTCGGAGAATTACATGAGCGCAGGTACCAACTGGAACATCGATCGCCTCTTCAGTGCACTTCAGGCCCTGGACGACGTGGTTTCCAACGACATTACGCTTTCTCTGGTTCAAGGCTCCGAGTCCAGCATCAAGCTGGAAATGAACGACTTCGGTGGCTTGCCGATTTACATCGCGGTGGTCGGCGAGCAGATCATCGTCGACACCGTTCTGGTCGACGTGGAGTCCATCAACGATGTACCTGCCTTCAATGACGCCGTGCTGCGCAGCCGGGAAATGTTCCCGCTGTCTTCGATCGGCATCGAGTCCATGCCGAACGGGCAAGTTGTTTACAACATGTTCGGCGCGTTGAGCTCCGACTCCAGCCTGACGAACATCGTGACCGAGGTAAAAACCCTCGTCGATAACGTGCAGCGCGCCAGCGAAGCCTTTGAACGCTTCTTCAACTAA